A region of Oncorhynchus masou masou isolate Uvic2021 chromosome 29, UVic_Omas_1.1, whole genome shotgun sequence DNA encodes the following proteins:
- the LOC135521051 gene encoding CCN family member 4-like, protein MRWLLPWILIVASTHQVFSQHSTAMPPLTATIELYNRTAYCKWPCKCAKSAPLCPPGVSVLMDGCDCCKACSKQVGETCNEADVCDYHKGLYCDYSVDKPRYEKGVCAYMVGTGCEYDGVIYRNGQSFQPSCKYRCLCVNGAIGCVPLCTDSQPPRVWCQTPRRVKLPGRCCEQWICDEPRKTRKADPRPAEIVRASHKEVWHKNCITQTTSWSPCSKTCGRGLSLRISNANDQCELIKESRLCNIRPCDVDITKHIKPGKKCLNIYREEQSQNFTISGCNSKKPYRPKYCGVCVATDDRCCIPYKSKTIEVEFECPNGATLTWQVMWINACFCNLSCRNPNDIFSELEHYYDHNEVIN, encoded by the exons GTCTTTTCCCAACATTCCACAGCCATGCCTCCCTTGACGGCGACCATAGAGCTGTATAACCGGACAGCGTACTGCAAATGGCCGTGCAAGTGTGCCAAGAGCGCCCCCTTGTGTCCGCCAGGGGTCAGTGTGCTCATGGACGGCTGTGACTGCTGTAAGGCCTGTTCCAAACAGGTGGGGGAGACCTGCAACGAGGCGGACGTCTGTGACTACCACAAGGGACTGTACTGTGACTACAGCGTGGACAAGCCGAGGTACGAAAAAGGAGTATGTGCCT ACATGGTGGGCACAGGCTGCGAGTACGACGGAGTGATCTACCGGAACGGTCAGAGCTTCCAACCCAGCTGTAAGTACCGCTGTCTGTGTGTAAACGGCGCCATCGGTTGTGTGCCGCTCTGCACAGACTCCCAACCGCCCCGAGTGTGGTGCCAGACGCCCAGGCGGGTCAAACTGCCGGGCCGATGCTGTGAGCAGTGGATCTGTGACGAGCCCAGGAAGACGCGCAAGGCAGACCCCAGGCCTGCTGAGATAG TGCGCGCCAGCCACAAGGAGGTCTGGCATAAGAACTGCATTACCCAGACAACCTCCTGGTCCCCGTGTTCCAAGACCTGTGGACGTGGCCTGTCCCTGAGGATCTCCAACGCCAACGACCAGTGTGAGTTGATCAAGGAGTCGCGCCTCTGCAACATCCGGCCCTGTGACGTCGACATCACCAAGCACATCAAG CCAGGGAAGAAGTGTCTGAACATTTACAGGGAGGAGCAGAGCCAGAACTTCACAATCTCAGGCTGCAACAGCAAGAAGCCCTACCGTCCAAAATACTGTGGTGTCTGCGTGGCCACAGACGATCGCTGCTGCATCCCTTACAAGTCCAAGACTATCGAGGTGGAGTTCGAGTGTCCCAACGGAGCCACTCTGACATGGCAGGTGATGTGGATCAACGCCTGCTTCTGTAACCTCAGCTGCAGGAACCCCAACGACATCTTCTCTGAGCTGGAGCACTACTACGACCACAATGAGGTCATCAACTGA